A window from Chryseobacterium phocaeense encodes these proteins:
- a CDS encoding glycosyltransferase family 2 protein, with amino-acid sequence MKDLVSIITPCYNSAEFIEETIQSVLNQTYENWEWLITDDLSKDNTVEIIKRYNDPRIKLQVLEKNGGAGNARNNSLERAQGRYIAFLDSDDFWYPEYLETMTDYMEENNAELVYCNYSRCNEQLQPVLKDFMADKAVTFSNLLKTCRLAPVSTMYDTKRVGKFLFPIKSKREDHVMWLNLLKVIPEGMPINKTLAKYRMRENSVSRKKKNIIKDQYLVYKDFMGFSTVKSLYYTANWAINGFMKYSKIFN; translated from the coding sequence ATGAAAGACTTAGTCTCCATCATCACTCCCTGCTATAATTCTGCTGAATTCATCGAAGAAACAATACAATCTGTTTTAAACCAAACCTATGAAAACTGGGAATGGCTGATCACCGATGACCTGTCTAAAGACAATACGGTAGAGATTATAAAAAGATATAATGACCCAAGGATCAAACTGCAGGTTCTGGAAAAAAACGGCGGTGCCGGAAATGCCCGGAATAACAGCCTTGAAAGAGCTCAGGGAAGATATATTGCTTTTCTGGATTCCGATGATTTCTGGTATCCGGAATATCTGGAAACCATGACAGATTATATGGAAGAAAACAACGCGGAACTGGTATACTGCAATTACTCCAGATGCAATGAGCAGCTGCAGCCTGTTTTAAAGGATTTTATGGCTGATAAAGCGGTTACTTTCTCCAATCTTCTGAAGACCTGCCGCCTGGCACCGGTTTCTACGATGTATGACACCAAAAGGGTCGGGAAATTTTTATTTCCTATCAAAAGCAAGCGGGAAGATCATGTGATGTGGCTGAATCTGTTAAAAGTAATCCCGGAGGGAATGCCCATCAATAAAACACTCGCCAAATACAGAATGCGTGAGAACAGTGTATCGCGGAAGAAAAAGAATATCATCAAGGATCAGTATCTGGTGTATAAGGATTTCATGGGATTTTCTACAGTAAAATCTCTTTATTACACAGCCAACTGGGCAATCAACGGCTTTATGAAATATTCTAAAATTTTTAATTAA
- a CDS encoding energy transducer TonB: MADENVYSQNLTLDEIVFENRNKEYGAYDLRHQYPKLLTKSFVIGTALFLIAALSPFIYLTIKRLTEPPKQEVKADLVEILQEDKIIEQPKEEEPPPPPPPPKEEEKIEVIQNVVPEPVKAPKIETPPPPISKQLETTTGLNNQEGVKAPAYTPPPPPPSTGNKASTAEVKTNNPNEIYKDVDQSAEYPGGMAALRKYLGENFDTSLMEGGEGTLKAKLKFVVERDGTVSGVTIEEKSPNGDFNSEAVRVVKKLKKWTPAKRNGESVRSYYSVPFTMNFE; encoded by the coding sequence ATGGCAGATGAAAATGTATACAGTCAGAATCTTACCTTAGACGAGATTGTATTTGAAAATAGAAACAAGGAATATGGTGCCTATGATCTTAGACATCAGTATCCGAAACTTTTGACAAAATCTTTTGTTATTGGAACGGCATTATTCCTGATTGCGGCTTTATCTCCTTTTATTTATCTTACCATTAAAAGATTAACTGAACCACCTAAGCAGGAAGTGAAGGCTGATTTGGTAGAAATTCTTCAGGAAGATAAAATTATTGAGCAGCCGAAAGAAGAAGAACCACCTCCACCACCTCCACCTCCAAAAGAAGAGGAGAAAATTGAAGTTATTCAGAACGTGGTTCCGGAGCCTGTAAAAGCTCCAAAGATTGAAACTCCACCGCCGCCAATTTCTAAGCAGTTAGAAACAACGACAGGTTTGAATAACCAGGAGGGTGTGAAAGCTCCGGCTTATACACCACCGCCACCACCGCCGTCTACAGGTAACAAAGCCAGTACAGCGGAAGTAAAAACAAACAACCCTAATGAGATCTACAAAGATGTAGACCAATCTGCAGAATATCCAGGAGGTATGGCAGCATTGAGAAAATATCTTGGGGAGAATTTTGATACTTCTTTGATGGAAGGAGGCGAAGGTACACTTAAAGCCAAGCTTAAGTTTGTTGTAGAAAGAGACGGAACAGTTTCCGGAGTTACTATTGAGGAGAAATCTCCAAATGGCGACTTCAACAGTGAAGCAGTTCGTGTAGTGAAGAAACTAAAAAAATGGACTCCTGCGAAAAGAAACGGGGAGAGTGTTAGATCTTACTATAGCGTACCGTTTACAATGAATTTTGAATAA
- a CDS encoding DUF308 domain-containing protein — protein sequence MFNWLSLVTGLFYIVLGVVVIVYKFFFTILEPAIAYAMGAVLILYGIFRIYRAVSRIKDSGNEK from the coding sequence ATGTTCAATTGGTTATCCTTAGTTACAGGATTATTTTATATCGTATTGGGAGTTGTAGTGATTGTATACAAATTTTTCTTTACGATTTTGGAGCCTGCTATTGCCTACGCAATGGGTGCAGTGCTTATTCTTTATGGAATATTTAGAATCTATAGAGCAGTTTCAAGGATAAAAGATTCAGGAAATGAGAAATAG
- a CDS encoding PstS family phosphate ABC transporter substrate-binding protein — MRNSLKIVLLSLMSIGAVSCKKKEDKSPSYHKGDLTILTDESFKSVTEALADGYMINYPDTHIKIVTQKEDLAFLDLLKDKARITVMSRDLTPEEKKAYEEQVDLKFLPAKFAADAVVFVVTKDSPKQSISMDEIKAGLESEAKNFIFDGTNSSNLNFVAQKLKKQPKDLKFSIIPGNQNIIEELGKYPDKIGVIGLNTFSRPYDKTSERLREMVKVLPVEINGKLYTSDHEGLRKMTYPFTRVLYFLTNEGNFNIANGFIRYSCTQLGQMIVQKEGLQPYNIFKREVQMR; from the coding sequence ATGAGAAATAGTTTAAAAATTGTACTGCTTTCCTTAATGAGCATCGGTGCCGTAAGCTGCAAGAAAAAAGAGGATAAATCGCCATCCTATCATAAAGGAGATCTTACCATACTTACCGACGAATCTTTCAAAAGTGTTACAGAAGCACTGGCAGACGGATATATGATCAATTACCCGGATACCCATATCAAAATTGTAACCCAAAAAGAAGATTTGGCATTTCTTGACCTGTTGAAAGATAAGGCAAGAATAACGGTAATGTCCAGAGATCTTACTCCGGAAGAGAAAAAAGCTTATGAAGAACAGGTAGATCTGAAATTTCTTCCCGCTAAATTTGCAGCAGACGCAGTTGTTTTTGTTGTCACTAAAGATTCTCCGAAACAGAGCATTTCTATGGATGAAATAAAAGCCGGACTTGAATCTGAAGCTAAAAATTTTATTTTTGACGGAACCAATTCCAGTAACCTGAATTTTGTAGCTCAGAAACTCAAAAAACAGCCTAAAGATCTCAAATTTTCCATTATTCCCGGAAACCAGAATATCATTGAAGAACTGGGTAAGTATCCTGATAAAATAGGAGTTATCGGCTTGAATACATTCAGCCGCCCGTATGATAAGACCTCTGAGAGATTGAGAGAAATGGTTAAGGTTCTTCCTGTAGAAATTAATGGAAAACTTTACACTTCAGATCATGAAGGATTACGAAAAATGACTTACCCGTTTACCCGGGTCCTTTATTTCTTAACCAATGAAGGAAACTTTAATATTGCAAACGGATTTATAAGATACTCCTGTACACAGCTGGGCCAGATGATTGTTCAGAAAGAAGGGTTACAGCCTTACAATATATTTAAAAGGGAAGTACAGATGCGTTAA
- the leuS gene encoding leucine--tRNA ligase — protein MFYDHQQIEKKWQKYWEDNQTYKTSNNTDKPKFYVLDMFPYPSGAGLHVGHPLGYIASDIYARYKRHQGFNVLHPVGYDSFGLPAEQYAIQTGQHPAVTTEENINRYEEQLKKIGFSFDWSREVRTSDASYYKWTQWIFIELYHSWYNKNTDQAESIDTLIKHFEEKGTEGLNANQNDELNFTAEEWEKASDLDKEDILLNYRLAYRAETTVNWCPALGTVLANDEVKDGKSERGGFPVFQKKMMQWSMRISAYSERLLQGLNTLDWPQPLKDAQEYWIGKSQGAQVQFQVEGHDEIVEVFTTRPDTIFGATFMVLAPENPLVEAITTEAQKVEVDTYIEETSKKTERDRMSDVKNVSGAFTGSYAVNPFSGEKMPIYISDYVLMGYGTGAVMAVPAHDERDHRFAKKFNLTIKKVVETEEDIQEKSFDSKDSVCVNSDFLNGLNYNDAKSKIISEIENRAIGHGTTNYRQRDAIFSRQRYWGEPVPVYYKEGMPYTLPVSALPLELPEVKKYLPTEDGDPPLGNAKVFAWDEANQKVVSTDLIDDKTIFPLELSTMPGWAGSSWYFLRYMDPNDQEVFVKKELADYWGQVDLYIGGSEHATGHLLYSRFWNMFLKDRGYITHDEPFQKLINQGMILGMSAFVYRIDGTHQYVSKNLAGNYQTQKIHVDVSLLKGASDELDTEAFKAWRPDYADAEFILEDGKYITDREVEKMSKSKYNVVNPDDICEEYGADGLRLYEMFLGPLEQSKPWNTQGLSGVYGFLKKFWNLYFNGDTFEVSDEEPTKAEYKVLHTLIKKVVYDIENFSFNTSVSSFMIAVNELQKIKCNKRNILEPLAVIISPYAPHICEELWSLLGHKESVEFEKFPVLNEEYLVEDEIEYPVSVNGKMKFKISLPAQLSAKEVEDLVISDEKMQPILEGKTPKKIIVVHHRIVNIVI, from the coding sequence GTGTTTTACGATCATCAGCAGATAGAAAAAAAGTGGCAGAAGTACTGGGAGGATAACCAAACCTACAAAACCTCCAATAACACGGACAAACCTAAATTTTATGTTCTCGATATGTTTCCGTATCCATCCGGAGCAGGGCTTCATGTGGGACACCCGCTGGGATATATTGCATCGGATATCTATGCAAGATATAAAAGACATCAGGGGTTTAATGTGCTTCACCCGGTAGGGTATGACAGCTTCGGGCTTCCTGCTGAACAGTATGCCATCCAGACAGGGCAACATCCTGCCGTTACAACTGAGGAAAATATCAACAGGTATGAGGAGCAGCTGAAAAAGATCGGTTTTTCATTCGACTGGAGCAGAGAGGTGAGAACTTCTGATGCATCCTATTATAAATGGACACAGTGGATCTTTATTGAGCTGTACCATTCGTGGTATAATAAAAATACCGATCAGGCGGAATCTATTGATACCTTAATCAAACATTTTGAAGAAAAAGGTACGGAAGGATTAAATGCCAATCAGAACGACGAACTAAATTTCACGGCTGAAGAATGGGAAAAAGCTTCAGACCTTGATAAAGAAGATATCTTATTGAATTACCGTTTGGCTTACAGAGCTGAGACTACGGTGAACTGGTGTCCTGCTTTAGGAACCGTATTAGCCAATGATGAGGTGAAAGACGGAAAATCTGAAAGAGGAGGATTCCCTGTATTCCAGAAGAAAATGATGCAGTGGAGCATGAGAATTTCTGCCTACTCCGAAAGATTATTACAGGGATTGAATACACTGGACTGGCCACAGCCGCTTAAAGACGCCCAGGAATACTGGATCGGGAAATCCCAGGGAGCACAGGTTCAGTTTCAGGTAGAAGGACATGACGAGATCGTTGAGGTATTTACCACAAGGCCTGATACTATTTTTGGAGCGACATTTATGGTATTGGCTCCTGAAAATCCATTAGTGGAAGCCATTACTACCGAAGCTCAGAAAGTGGAAGTAGATACTTATATAGAAGAGACCTCCAAAAAAACGGAAAGAGACAGGATGTCTGACGTGAAAAACGTGAGCGGAGCTTTTACGGGAAGTTACGCTGTCAATCCATTCAGCGGGGAGAAAATGCCAATCTATATTTCGGATTACGTATTGATGGGGTATGGAACAGGTGCTGTGATGGCGGTTCCTGCACATGACGAGCGTGATCACAGATTTGCAAAGAAATTTAACCTTACCATTAAAAAGGTTGTTGAAACTGAAGAAGACATTCAGGAGAAATCTTTTGATTCTAAAGATTCAGTATGTGTAAATTCCGATTTCCTGAACGGATTGAATTATAATGATGCCAAATCAAAAATAATTTCGGAAATCGAAAATAGAGCAATAGGCCACGGAACCACCAACTACAGACAGCGTGATGCTATTTTCTCAAGACAGCGTTACTGGGGCGAGCCGGTTCCTGTATATTATAAGGAAGGGATGCCTTACACGCTTCCGGTTTCCGCTTTACCGCTGGAGCTTCCTGAAGTGAAAAAATATCTCCCTACCGAAGACGGTGATCCGCCGTTGGGGAATGCCAAAGTATTTGCCTGGGATGAAGCCAATCAGAAAGTAGTTTCTACAGATCTTATTGATGATAAAACCATATTCCCGTTAGAATTATCTACCATGCCGGGCTGGGCGGGAAGCTCATGGTATTTCCTTAGATATATGGATCCGAATGATCAGGAGGTTTTCGTTAAAAAAGAACTGGCAGATTATTGGGGACAAGTAGACTTATACATTGGAGGCAGCGAGCATGCAACGGGTCACTTATTGTATTCCCGTTTCTGGAACATGTTCTTAAAAGACAGAGGATACATTACCCATGATGAGCCTTTCCAGAAACTGATTAACCAGGGGATGATTTTGGGGATGAGTGCATTCGTATACAGAATTGATGGTACCCATCAATATGTTTCCAAAAACCTTGCAGGAAATTATCAGACGCAAAAAATCCACGTTGATGTATCCTTATTAAAAGGAGCATCGGACGAGTTGGATACTGAAGCCTTCAAAGCCTGGAGACCGGACTATGCCGATGCAGAATTTATTCTGGAAGACGGAAAATACATCACAGACCGTGAAGTTGAAAAAATGTCCAAATCAAAATACAATGTGGTTAATCCTGATGATATCTGTGAAGAATACGGAGCAGACGGATTAAGACTGTATGAAATGTTCCTGGGGCCTTTGGAGCAGTCCAAGCCGTGGAATACACAAGGGCTAAGTGGAGTCTATGGTTTCCTTAAGAAATTCTGGAACCTGTATTTTAATGGCGATACTTTTGAAGTTTCGGATGAAGAGCCAACCAAAGCAGAATATAAGGTGTTACATACCTTAATCAAGAAGGTGGTTTATGATATTGAGAATTTCTCATTCAACACCTCTGTATCTTCATTTATGATAGCTGTGAACGAGCTGCAAAAAATAAAATGCAACAAACGCAATATTTTAGAACCATTGGCCGTTATCATCTCTCCGTATGCACCACACATCTGTGAGGAGCTTTGGAGTTTACTGGGGCATAAAGAATCCGTTGAATTCGAGAAATTCCCTGTATTGAACGAGGAATACCTGGTAGAAGACGAAATAGAATATCCGGTAAGTGTAAACGGTAAAATGAAGTTCAAAATTTCACTTCCTGCTCAGCTATCTGCCAAAGAAGTGGAAGATTTGGTGATTTCGGATGAAAAAATGCAACCGATTTTGGAAGGCAAAACACCTAAAAAAATCATCGTGGTGCATCACCGTATTGTGAATATCGTAATTTAA
- a CDS encoding tetratricopeptide repeat protein: protein MKDIMIMNVKKIAFGAAVVFFAGLASAQTLQDGINSIDSDKFAQAKTNFTEMVTKAPTAENYFYLGNTYLKQGEPDYAKATESFNKGLAADGKSYLNKIGLATVKLGKGDKSAIAEIQKIVADSREKDAEVLFRAAEALTLFEKNSAPDAAIQFLNKAVEKAEKKGVPAHYYYTLGDAYRLKRAPGDAMTAYDKALPLAKNKASVYTRMATLWMAAQQWQQAKQSIDKAIGVDATYAPAYKALASYDIRYQENAKATQDLINYTKYADEDPYTQLEIAKLYFTNEDYANSKMVLDKIFDKIDDPIKFKLRAYQSYADGNYAEAKQNMDTFVSQAEKTRIQPADQGLQGLIAAGLAKTETDTAKKTALTTEAQQKIAIAKAAKDETMKWDIELANIAGGGASQAEAEKGPTSPEIEALKKKVAANKEDSDSLFKLATAYQDVKNWNGAVLTWQKMSALLPDWAPAYYSQGYSYQQAGNNDAAKLAYEKFISTVKPADLEANKQTLAYAYFAVAYMNKDSDLAKAKDYVAKSLQLDPTYQDAVKLNAEINK, encoded by the coding sequence ATGAAAGATATAATGATTATGAATGTAAAGAAAATTGCTTTTGGAGCAGCCGTAGTATTTTTTGCCGGTTTAGCCTCTGCACAAACGTTGCAGGACGGTATTAACAGTATAGACAGTGATAAATTTGCTCAGGCTAAAACCAATTTTACGGAAATGGTTACGAAGGCACCTACAGCAGAAAATTACTTCTATTTAGGAAATACATACCTGAAGCAGGGTGAACCTGATTATGCTAAGGCTACAGAAAGCTTTAACAAAGGTTTGGCTGCCGACGGCAAAAGCTACCTTAACAAAATCGGTCTTGCTACCGTTAAATTAGGAAAGGGAGATAAAAGCGCTATTGCTGAGATTCAGAAAATTGTTGCAGATTCCAGAGAAAAAGATGCTGAAGTATTATTCAGAGCAGCAGAAGCTTTAACTTTATTCGAGAAAAACAGTGCTCCGGATGCAGCGATCCAGTTCCTGAATAAGGCTGTTGAAAAAGCAGAGAAAAAAGGAGTTCCTGCACATTATTACTATACACTGGGAGACGCTTACAGATTAAAAAGAGCTCCTGGTGATGCGATGACTGCTTACGATAAAGCACTTCCGTTAGCTAAAAATAAAGCATCCGTTTATACCAGAATGGCTACTTTATGGATGGCTGCACAACAATGGCAGCAAGCGAAGCAAAGCATTGATAAAGCAATTGGTGTAGATGCTACGTACGCGCCTGCTTATAAAGCCCTGGCGTCATATGATATCAGATATCAGGAAAATGCAAAAGCTACACAGGATCTTATCAACTATACAAAATATGCCGATGAGGATCCATATACTCAGTTAGAAATTGCTAAATTATATTTTACCAACGAAGATTATGCAAACTCTAAAATGGTGTTGGACAAAATCTTTGATAAAATTGATGACCCGATTAAGTTCAAATTAAGAGCTTACCAGTCTTATGCAGACGGAAATTATGCTGAAGCAAAGCAGAACATGGATACATTCGTGTCTCAGGCTGAGAAAACAAGAATCCAGCCGGCTGACCAGGGTCTTCAGGGACTTATCGCAGCAGGTTTGGCGAAAACAGAAACCGATACAGCTAAGAAAACCGCTTTAACTACTGAAGCACAGCAGAAAATTGCTATTGCTAAAGCGGCTAAAGATGAAACCATGAAGTGGGATATTGAGCTGGCAAATATTGCTGGAGGAGGAGCTTCTCAGGCTGAGGCGGAAAAAGGACCTACAAGTCCTGAAATTGAAGCATTGAAGAAGAAAGTGGCTGCCAACAAAGAGGATTCCGATTCTCTGTTTAAATTGGCTACCGCATACCAGGATGTTAAAAACTGGAATGGAGCTGTCCTTACATGGCAAAAAATGAGTGCACTTCTACCGGACTGGGCACCGGCTTACTACAGCCAGGGATATTCTTACCAGCAGGCAGGAAATAATGACGCAGCTAAACTGGCATATGAGAAGTTTATCAGTACGGTAAAACCTGCAGATCTGGAAGCTAACAAGCAGACTTTAGCCTACGCTTACTTTGCAGTAGCGTACATGAACAAAGATTCAGATCTTGCAAAAGCTAAAGATTATGTGGCAAAATCTTTACAGCTTGATCCTACTTACCAGGATGCTGTGAAATTAAATGCAGAAATCAACAAGTAA
- a CDS encoding MotA/TolQ/ExbB proton channel family protein has protein sequence MEMNVSKNDEQVVARKAGGLNPAVIIPILFAIGVCIYLFVLGNPGNFKDAEKLGSGSVAFSSVEGKDIHPESFLGIIYKGGVIVPILITFMITVIVFSFERYFVLGKAAGKGNLDNFVVQVRSLLNQNKIDEALEECDRQQGSVGNVVKEGLTTYKALSHDTTLNKEQKMVALNKAIEEATTLEMPMLEKNMMILSTLGTVATLIALLGTVIGMIKAFFALGSGGGTPDAAALSTGISEALINTALGIGTSAIAIILYNFFTSKIDGLTYKIDEIAMSIQQSFAEFN, from the coding sequence ATGGAAATGAATGTTTCAAAAAATGATGAGCAAGTAGTTGCTAGAAAAGCAGGAGGTTTAAACCCGGCTGTTATTATTCCTATTCTTTTCGCTATAGGAGTTTGTATTTATTTATTCGTGCTTGGTAACCCAGGTAACTTTAAAGATGCAGAAAAACTAGGAAGTGGGTCTGTAGCTTTCTCAAGTGTTGAAGGAAAAGACATTCACCCGGAATCGTTCTTAGGTATTATCTACAAAGGAGGGGTTATTGTACCTATCTTGATCACTTTCATGATTACTGTAATCGTGTTCTCTTTTGAAAGATATTTCGTACTAGGCAAAGCTGCCGGTAAAGGTAACCTAGACAACTTCGTAGTTCAGGTAAGAAGCTTACTGAATCAAAACAAAATTGATGAAGCTTTAGAAGAGTGTGACAGACAACAAGGATCTGTAGGTAACGTAGTGAAAGAAGGTCTTACTACTTACAAAGCTCTTTCTCATGATACTACTTTAAATAAAGAGCAGAAAATGGTGGCTCTTAACAAAGCTATCGAAGAGGCTACTACTCTTGAAATGCCAATGCTTGAAAAGAACATGATGATTCTTTCCACTTTAGGTACTGTTGCTACCCTAATTGCACTTTTAGGAACAGTAATCGGGATGATCAAAGCATTCTTCGCGTTAGGTTCTGGTGGTGGTACTCCGGATGCTGCTGCACTTTCTACTGGTATCTCTGAAGCCTTGATCAACACGGCATTAGGTATTGGTACTTCAGCTATCGCTATTATCCTTTACAACTTCTTTACTTCTAAAATTGACGGATTAACTTATAAGATCGACGAGATCGCTATGAGCATCCAGCAGTCTTTCGCTGAATTCAACTAA
- a CDS encoding acyltransferase family protein, translated as MQSITKNNFDFIRVLLAFIVFVGHLGALSDSQQLYFLTHSPVEIAVFSFFIVSGFLIARSYERSSSLKSYAKKRFNRIVPAYLLVVFLCTTLLSLVSTLSFSDYFGNVQVYKYFFWNSLFMNFMAPSLPGVFGNEAVNGALWTLKIEMCFYAAVPLMFLLFGKNNKYRTLSLIILYVLSLVFLNYFDMIGKSAIARQLPGSLCYFIGGMLIYFHFDKFIKYKHVLFIIAVLTVWIDLILHIRFFSPIMISIIVLYIAYSLKFLNNFGKYGDFTYGIYIFHFPIIRVFATLGLFANFNPFFMSFVCMLVVIGVGIASWHLYEKKFL; from the coding sequence ATGCAGAGTATAACGAAAAATAATTTTGACTTCATCCGTGTTCTCCTTGCTTTCATTGTCTTTGTGGGACATCTCGGAGCTTTAAGTGACTCTCAACAACTTTATTTTTTAACGCACAGCCCTGTAGAAATTGCCGTTTTTTCTTTTTTCATTGTGAGCGGATTCCTGATTGCGAGAAGCTACGAAAGGTCTTCCAGCCTGAAAAGCTATGCAAAGAAAAGGTTTAACAGGATCGTGCCTGCTTATTTACTGGTTGTATTTCTCTGTACTACGCTCCTGAGCCTGGTGAGTACGTTATCTTTTTCAGACTATTTCGGGAATGTTCAGGTGTATAAATATTTTTTCTGGAACTCTTTATTCATGAATTTCATGGCCCCCTCCCTTCCCGGCGTATTCGGAAATGAGGCGGTGAACGGTGCACTCTGGACCCTTAAGATCGAAATGTGTTTTTATGCAGCGGTTCCCCTGATGTTTTTATTATTTGGAAAAAACAATAAATACAGAACACTCAGTCTGATTATTCTCTACGTCTTGTCTCTGGTTTTTCTTAATTATTTTGACATGATCGGGAAATCTGCCATTGCCAGACAGCTTCCCGGGTCGCTGTGTTATTTTATTGGCGGAATGCTTATTTATTTTCATTTTGACAAGTTTATCAAATATAAGCACGTCCTATTTATCATTGCTGTTCTTACGGTCTGGATAGATCTGATCCTTCATATCAGGTTTTTTTCTCCTATTATGATCAGTATTATAGTTCTGTATATTGCCTATTCTCTGAAATTTCTGAATAATTTCGGGAAATACGGAGACTTCACGTATGGTATTTATATATTCCACTTCCCTATTATCAGGGTATTTGCCACGCTTGGGCTGTTTGCCAATTTTAATCCTTTTTTCATGAGTTTTGTATGCATGCTGGTGGTTATAGGTGTAGGAATTGCGTCCTGGCATCTTTATGAGAAAAAATTTTTATAA
- a CDS encoding lipocalin-like domain-containing protein: MKKLALLFAGLSLFVATGCNDDDGNTMEAPLVGVWQPLKEVVTTVEVGEDPVSDLITYTDCQKEGRWRFNTEVSGKRTKNDEMGTTPQCTIVSDQNFTYTYDKSAKTIVLKFQGIVEPVNGKVVTLDDATLNLALREETQDPTVYKTRTITMRRIPQ; encoded by the coding sequence ATGAAGAAATTAGCATTACTATTTGCAGGTTTATCATTATTTGTAGCTACAGGATGTAATGATGATGACGGTAATACAATGGAAGCTCCACTTGTAGGGGTTTGGCAGCCGCTTAAAGAAGTGGTAACCACCGTAGAAGTAGGAGAAGATCCTGTTTCAGATCTCATCACCTATACCGACTGTCAGAAAGAAGGAAGATGGAGATTCAATACCGAAGTAAGCGGGAAAAGAACCAAAAACGATGAAATGGGAACAACACCGCAGTGTACTATCGTATCCGATCAGAACTTTACCTATACCTATGATAAAAGTGCAAAAACGATAGTGCTCAAATTTCAGGGAATCGTAGAGCCGGTTAACGGAAAAGTAGTTACCCTCGATGATGCCACCCTGAACCTTGCTCTAAGAGAAGAGACTCAGGATCCTACTGTATATAAAACAAGAACCATTACAATGAGGAGAATTCCTCAATAA
- a CDS encoding ExbD/TolR family protein has protein sequence MARVKPKRHGVVTDMTAMCDVAFLLLTFFILTTQFKKPDVEQIKPPSSISEKLLPDASLMTINATPDGKFYFQPVENASERLQLLDKMGEKYNMTFTNQQKAAFQKVQAIGVPMNQLKSYLDLSDEEQKSFKSPKGIPMDSTNKQLVDWVQQSLSVNPDYKLAIKGDVTTEYPKVKSLFEGLRDIDFLKFWLITSQEGKP, from the coding sequence ATGGCGAGAGTCAAACCTAAAAGACATGGAGTAGTGACGGATATGACGGCAATGTGTGACGTTGCTTTCCTACTACTTACGTTCTTTATATTGACCACTCAGTTTAAAAAACCTGACGTGGAGCAGATTAAACCGCCATCTTCAATATCAGAGAAGTTACTTCCTGATGCAAGTTTGATGACCATCAACGCTACTCCGGACGGAAAATTCTATTTCCAGCCCGTAGAAAATGCATCAGAGAGACTACAGCTTTTGGATAAAATGGGAGAAAAGTATAATATGACTTTTACCAACCAGCAAAAAGCTGCATTTCAAAAAGTACAAGCGATTGGGGTTCCTATGAACCAACTTAAAAGCTATCTTGATTTGTCAGATGAGGAGCAGAAAAGTTTCAAGAGTCCTAAAGGGATTCCTATGGATAGTACAAATAAGCAGTTAGTAGACTGGGTACAGCAGAGTTTGAGCGTAAATCCTGATTACAAATTAGCAATCAAGGGAGACGTTACTACTGAGTATCCTAAAGTTAAAAGCCTATTTGAAGGTTTAAGAGATATTGATTTTCTTAAATTCTGGTTGATCACATCACAAGAAGGTAAACCATAA
- a CDS encoding ExbD/TolR family protein → MAEVQVQEKGGKGGKVRSKKQNTRVDMTPMVDLGFLLITFFMFTTTFSKPNVMDLGLPAKPKKDQPKPPPTEIKLSNSISLLLGKDNKIFWHQQDNTSLTDQNLMETTFDREGIRRVIEQARANAADKTKFTVIIKPTDDAVYKNFVDILDEMAITKSEQYGVTDLKPWEKAIYDKKVGNNGAAATPATK, encoded by the coding sequence ATGGCAGAAGTACAAGTACAGGAAAAAGGCGGCAAGGGCGGCAAGGTCCGTTCCAAGAAGCAGAATACCAGAGTAGATATGACTCCGATGGTGGACTTGGGTTTTCTATTGATTACCTTCTTTATGTTCACAACCACATTTAGTAAACCGAATGTAATGGATTTGGGTCTTCCGGCAAAACCTAAAAAGGATCAGCCGAAACCACCTCCAACAGAAATTAAACTTTCTAACTCAATTTCTTTATTATTGGGTAAAGACAATAAGATTTTCTGGCATCAGCAGGATAATACTTCTTTAACTGATCAGAATCTTATGGAAACTACCTTTGACAGAGAAGGAATTAGAAGAGTTATTGAGCAGGCAAGAGCAAATGCGGCAGATAAAACAAAATTTACTGTTATTATCAAGCCCACTGACGATGCTGTATATAAAAACTTTGTAGATATTCTTGACGAAATGGCCATTACCAAAAGCGAACAGTACGGGGTAACCGATCTGAAGCCTTGGGAGAAAGCTATTTATGATAAGAAAGTTGGAAATAATGGAGCTGCGGCTACACCGGCTACAAAGTAA